The Armatimonadota bacterium genomic sequence GAGTTCGGCTACCACGCCTGTAACCGGGCTCGACGCCAGCTGCGCATGCAGTTTTCCGATCTGTTCCGTTAGCCTCAAATAGGGTTGCGCTCTAGCCATCGCGTCGGCATCCACCGCCACCATGTTGACCGGACTTGAGGGCGGCAGTCCTTGTAGGACGTTTGCAATCTGCTCGGAAACGTCCAACGCGACCGCTGTCTGCGCTTCTTCCGTCGAGGCGCCCAAGTGCGGCGTTACAACGGTCTGCTCCATGCGCGCTAACTTCAAATCTTGCGGCGGAGGTTCGGTTGAAAAAACGTCTAACGCTGCGCCGCCGATATGGCCCGATTCGATCGCTGTGGCCAGCGCCTCTTCATCGATCATGGCGCCGCGAGAGGCATTGACAATGCGCGCGCCCGGCTTCATCTTGGCCAGCGTTTCGGCATTGATCATCTGCCGGGTCTGGTCGTTTAGCGGCGTATGCAGCGTAACAAAGTCACTTTCTGCGAACAGGCGCTCTAACGATGCGGCTTCGACGCCTGCCTGTTCGATTGTCTCGACCGGCATAAACGGATCAAACGCCAATACCCGCATTCCAAAGGCTCTCGCTCGCCGAGCGACCTCTCGTCCAATTTTGCCAAATCCGACGATGCCGATCGTCTTTTTGTACAACTCTACGCCGACAAACTTAGACCTTTTCCATTCTCCTGATCGCAATGATCGATCGGCCTGGGGCACTAATCTTGCCAGCGAGAGCAGCAGCGCCATGGTCAACTCGGCCGCAGCGACCGTATTGCCGCCGGGCGAGTTGACGACCACGATGCCCCTCTGCGTCGCCGCTTCTACATCGATATTATCGACGCCGACGCCCGCCCTTCCAATAATCTTCAAATTTGCGCCCGCTTCGATGACAGGCGCGGTTACCTTGGTTTCCGATCGCACCATCAAAGCCGAGTATTCTCGGACTGCCTCTATCAGTTCAGACGGCGTCATCCCGACTCTTAGGTCGTATGGGATGCCGGCGTCAACCAGCGGTTTTAGGCCAATTTCTGGGATGGGATCGCTAACTAGGACTCTGTTCATCGTAGGCGTGGTCGAGCCGCAAGTATACCTAAAGTTGGGTACGATAGGGGAGTGAGGCCAGGCGAACTGCTCGATTTGGGGCGCATGGGCTACCGAGAGGCTTGGGCAGTCCAGCGGCAGAGGCATCAGTTGCGCGTCGAAGGCTCTGCGCCCGATACGCTGATACTGGTCGAGCATCCTCCGGTCATCACTCTCGGCCGGGCATTTGCAGGTCAATCATTGCTCTTGACGGAGCAGGAGTACCAGCAAAGGGGCATAGAAGTCGTCAGGACCGATCGCGGCGGCGACGTAACCTATCATGGCCCTGGCCAATTGGTCGGCTATCCCATCTTCGACCTCAAGGATCATGGCGCAGACTTGCACAAATTTCTGCGAGCCATCGAAGAGGCGCTCATCGAGGCCGTAGCAGAATTTGGGATCAAGGGCGTGCGCTCGAGCATCAACACCGGAGTTTGGGTTCATGGCGAGAAGTTGGCCGCTATAGGGATCAAGGTCAGCAAGTGGGTCAGCCTGCACGGCTTCGCCCTCAATGTCGATCCGGACATGAGCGCTTTCGATCTCATCGTGCCTTGCGGTCTGACCGGCTATCGGGCTACCTCTATGGCGGCCCAGTTAGGAGAGCCGCCCAGCATGGACGCCGTGAAGCAGGCGGTCAATAAGCGTATCAGTACGGGGTTCGACTTAGACCTCGACGCGCTCAATACCGTGTTATAATTTCTGCAGAAAGGAGGGCGTATGAAACCGATTAGCATTGCTTCTATAACTCTTTTGCTCGCCTATGCAGGCTGGGCTGACGACTTTATCTCCGCCCGCAACGGCGATTGGCGGAACAGCAACGGCGGAGGACCGCAAACGTGGAACATCGCCGGATTTCCAGGCATCAACGACAATGCCACCGTTCTACACACCGTTGGGGTAGCGCAAGCTAACTCCTGCGCGCGCCTGTTCCTGAGCGGTAATCTTCAAATCAGCAGCGTTCAGTTGATTGTCAACAACGGTCTAGAGTGGTCGGGCGGTTCGATTTCTGGCTCCGCCAACTTAGATCTGTTCGGTTCATCCCTGTTCAGGACCGGCTCGGTCAAGACGATGTCTGGCGGCGGGATGGTCAACAACGGTACGATTCTGCTTCAAGAAGGATTCTGGCGCTGCAACTCTTCCCCCGTCTTTGCTAATCTAGTCAATGCCCAACTGAACCTGCACGACGCCGTCATCGATACGACCGGAGGCGGAGGCCTGCACGTTCAAAACTCGGGGTTTATCACCAAGACTGCCGGCAGCGGCACGGCGACTGTCAACTTTCAATCTCTTACGACTACCGGAGGCGGTATCGCCTCTAACTCTGGCACCCTTGTGGTCAATTCGCCGACCGTGGTGAGCGACAACTCAAGGTGGGACGCCGTCAATGGCGTGTTGGACATCACCGGCACAGGCTCCACCAGTATCAAGGGCATCTTGCTGGGAAACAGCCCCGGCTTGGTCAACTTTGGCGGCAACTGGGTTGTGCATCCAGACAATGTGGAGCTGAACTTCATCGCCGGATCGGGGTTTACCTGGTCTAGCGGTTCGATGACGAACAATCAGATTACCAATCGCGGCATCCTGAGTTTGACGGCGAGCACTGTCAAGTCGATGAACAGCCTGCACATCATCAACGGCGGAGCAGCGACCATGCGGCACCAAGGCGGCTGGTTGCGAATGAACGGCGGTTCGAAACTGACCAACACCCTCAACGGCACGTTCGACATCATGGGAGACGTCGCCATCGATACGACAGGCGGTGTTGGCCCCATCATCGACAACTTCGGCTTTTTCCGAAAGATTGCAGGCAGCGGGACGGCGAGCATCGTCGCTTCGGTGTTCAACAACTCCGGCACGATCTCGGTAGAAGCGGGAACATTATCGCTCAATGTCCCCACAGTAACGAGCGCCAGCACATGGGGCATCTTTGGAGGCGCCTCGATCGCCCTTGTCGGCTCTTTCGGCGGGACCAAGTGGGAAGGCATCTACACGGGCAACGGGGCAGGCCCTATGGTTTTGAACGCCAACCCTTCGATTGGCCCGGCGGGCGTTCAATTGAACATGACGAACGCCGGTTTTGTCTGGGAGTCGGGTTCGATCAATGGCAATCAGTTGACCAATGCCGGGCGCATCCGAATGACGACGGGCAGTGTCAAGTCCCTCAATTCTGTGTCTGTTGTCAACAATGGAAACGCGGCTCTCGAAGCGGGCTGGTTGCGAATGAACTCGGGCACGCAATGGACGAACGCCGCAACGGGATTGCTCGAGCTGGCCTCAGGCGCTACGATCGACTACACCGGCGGCGCCGCCTCAACGATTCTCAATCAGGGTTTGATACGGAAGACGGGAGCCGGCCTATCTATCGTCAGCAACCCCAACTTCGATAACCGCAATACGGTAGAAGTGCAAGGCGGCATTCTTAACCTCAACTCTACCAATGTCAATGCTCAGGCTGGCAACACGTGGGACATTGCCAGCGGCGCCAGAGTAGTCTTGTCAAGTGGAATGAACCTTCAAGGCGAGTTCGCCGGACCATCGACAGGCACTCTGGAGTTCAGTTCCCTCGCTCTTAATTCCAACGGTTTGACTTTGAATCTTGGCGGACCGGCTGAGTGGACGAGCGGCGCTGTTTCGAACGGGCCGGTTGCTTCCAACCAGGTCGTGCTGGCCACGACCGGCAATGTCAAGACGCTTAGCAACGCAACGTTCGACAACAACTTCCTTTTCCGTTTGGCCGATGGTTTCCTTCGTTTGAACAGTGGTTCCGTGTTCAACAACAATGCCAGTTTCGAAGTGGCCGGAAACTTCGCGATCGATTACACAAGCGGCGCCCAAACCCGATTCAACAATTTCGGTTCTTTCGAAAAGACAGCCGGAACGGGCGCGGCGACCGTATCTGTGCCTGCGTTCGATAATTCTGGAATTGTCCAGGTCGAATTGGGTCAGTTGAACGTCAATTCAGGAACCATCTTGTCCAGCGGGGTTTGGCAAGCCGAAGCCGACACTTCCATTTCGATAACCGGTGGCGCGGGAACCCTCTTCGAGGGCCTCTTCGAAGGCATAGGCTCCGGTCGATTTGTTTTCGCAGGTTTGAATATTGGTCCAAATGGCGCCACGCTCGACTTTTCTAACGGAGGCGCAGAGTGGGTGTCAGGAGCTATATTCGGCAATTCTCTGAACAACGACGACTTGCTACGGCTGACCACAGGCGCAGTAAAGACGATCTCGGCCATAACGCTCAACAATCGCGGCCAATGCTTCTTTGATGGCGGCTTCCTGCGAATAAACTCCGGCGGCATTTTCGATAATCACCCCGGGGCGACTTTCGACATAACCGGAGACTTTGCGATCGACTATACAGGTGGAGCGCAAACGACTTTTCTTAATCGAGGAACCATGAAGAAGAGCGGCGGTAGCGGCACTGCGATGATCAGTGTTCCGACGTTTGAAAATAGGAGCGCCGTTCGAGTGGAGAGCGGTACGCTGCGCTCCGTCTCGGGAACGATTCGATCGGTGGCTGGAAGTTGGTTTACGGCGCCGGGAACCGTCCTTAGTTTCGTGGGCGGCGGCACGACCAGTTTTGAAGGCGCGTTCAACGGTTCTGGAACGGGTCAGGCTCGTATGTCTAGTCTGAATATGACGGGCGCAGGTGCGAGCCTATCGTTTCCTTCGGGCATGTTTTGGGAGGGCGGCACGCTGACCGGCTCGCAACTGATAAACAACGGCCATTTTGAGACCGCAACGACTTCCATAAAAAGTATGTCGGGTCACTCGATTGTTAACAATGGAACCATGCTCCATGCGGAAGGCTTCGTGCGCCTCAATAGCGCTTCATCGATCACCAACTCCCCCGATGCCGAGTTCGAGGTTCGAGACGGTACAACGATCGATACGACCGGGGGAGCCGCCGGCGCTATCAACAACAACGGCAACTTCCGAAAGATCGCCGGAGCCGGGACAACAACCCTGACTCATGGCGTTTTCAATAATGCGATGCTGGTCGAATCCCGGTCCGGCACGATCAACTTCGGATCGCCCTATATTCAGACAACGGGCGAAACTTGGCTCAACGGCGGCAATCTCCAGTTTGGCAGCCCAATGGGGCTGCAAGGCGGCCGTCTGCACGGCAACGGTACGGTAACGGGAAGCGTTGCAAACTCGGGCGGCTCTGTCGAACCCGGTGGACCGCTGGACATTGGCCAGATCAACGTAACGGCCAATTACACGCAGTCCGGCACGGGCAGCGTACAGATTCAGGTCAAGAGCCTCACAGAGTTTGACAAGCTGGTCGTCGGAAACATCGTTAACCTTGGCGGAGAACTGGACATCGAGCTGGTAGACGGCTTTATCCCGCCGTTAGGTTCGTCTTACGATATCATCACTGCCACAACGCGCAATGGCGGCTTTAGCATCATCAATTCGCCTATCTTCTCGGGCGGACAGTCGCTAAGACCACAATATCTGTCCAACCGCGTTCGGCTGGTTGTAATGTTCGTGGGCGATGTGAACGGGGACGATTGCGTTGACGACGTAGACCTTGCGATGGTGCTGGCGGCCTTTGGCAACACGTGCATTGGGTGCCCCGAGGACCTGAATGCCGACGGCATTGTGGACGATGTTGATCTTGCGCTCGTGCTAGTCTCGTTCGGCCTGGGTTGCTAGTCGCCACTGCTCGGCAGTATCGATGTCGGCGCCGACCTCGGCGTAGGGCGACACAATCGCGCGCGCTGGAACGCCGATCGCTAGCGAGGCGCGTTCTTCGACATGCCGGAGGCTGATTAGCTTTGGGGAAATCAACCTGGCTAGCACAAAGCGAATCAGCACCCCCAAACCGATGACCATTGCGAGCCGGACGGGGCTTTTTCGGTAAGCATAGAGCTCTTCCAGCCGATGCAGTTGGCCCAAAGCCGATTGGCGTCGGACGAAGAACAGATTGCCGCCCGTAAACTCGCCTTCGCGCAGTTTGGCCGTCGTGCGTTTGATGTTGGGGAACTTTGCGCGGCAGGCCTCCGCCGGCACGATCGCATAGCAGATGTCTGCGCCCGATTCTTGGCAATCGGCGATGAAGCGGCTCAATGCCTCCGAGGTTACGAACGGGATGTCCGCGGTTACAAAGAGAACCCATTCGGCCATCGATCCTTCCAACCCTTTTCGCACATTCTCGAGCAGAGACGCGCCGGGTTCGATGACCGTATACCCCTCGCCTTCGGGCACGTTACCGGCAATAGAAACCCGGTCGATCTGTTCGCAGCCCAGAACGGCATTCAGCACATGCGCGTACATGGGCTTGCCTCTGACGGGCATCATTGCCCAGCTCTCGACTCCCGCTTCGGCCAATCCTGCTGGGTCGCCGCGCCCGCCCGCCAAGATCACCGCGTCAATTCCCATGTCGTGCCACCTTGGTAAGGCAGTCGACCAAACTCTCAGCGGCGCGATTCGCCTTGAGTTCGTCGTCGAACAGCGCGATCTGTCCCGATCCGCTTCCCGTCAGAACCACCTTCAATGCGCCGCTCTGATAGAGCCGATCGCGAAGCTCGGCGACATCCTGCAGTTCTTTCGTGATAGCCTCGTCGAAATCGTTGTAAAGATGCTCGGCCAGCTCGGCAGAAGCGTTGATCGACTGTATGGCTTGGGCCAGGGCTTCGGCTCGTCCCTCTATGCTTCCTTTGGGTCGATGCCGATCCAGAACCTGATACGCCCATGCGGTAGGGCAGGACGTCTGTTTGGGCTTGGCAATTAGAAAAGAAGCCCCGACCGACAGATTGGCCAGCGGCTGGACGATCTCGCCTCGTCCGCGGGCTAGTACAGGAGCGTCGAACAGCATTGCAGGAACGTCCGATCCGATTTTTGCGGCGATCGGTGAGAGGTCGATTTCGATTCCCGTTATTTCTTTCAGCGCTCTTAGAGCGGCCGCTGCATTGCTGCTGCCGCCCCCTAATCCCGCCCCTATCCAGATATGTTTGTCAATCTTCACGCTCACAGGCTGTTGCCATCCCGTCGCTTTTCGAAACGCTTCTACCGCTTGCCAAGCAAGATTGTCTTGGTTTTCTAGCTCGGGATAGTGCGGAACGGCAATTTCGTCGCGTTGGGAGGCCTCTATCGTAAGGCTGTCGCAGAAATGGACGGGCAGGATGACGGATGCGATCTCGTGGTAGCCGTCGCCGCGCAGTCCGCCCACCTCTAAGACAAGGTTGACTTTGGCATTGGCCCTAATCTGCGCGCGGGATGGGTGCGTACTCGCTTTCTCCACAATCCTCCCACTGGTCGCCGACAATCCGCCAAACGCGAACCCTTGCACCGTCTCTTCCAACCTGACGCTTTAGCCCGGGCGCATCCGGCGCGGCCTGAACGGAAACGGTTTCGACCGCTGTCCGAATTTCTGGCTTTTCAACCCGGCCCAGGGCTTCAACTCTAACGATTAGTCGCTTGCCTTCGGCCGTTGCATGGATGCGCACCGGCACAGGCCATGGATTCTTCAGCTTAAGGTCGGCGATTCCCTGCGCTACTGCCGCGTCTAGTCCGGCGGGCACATAGAGCGGCGCCACATCGTGCGGATGCCGCTCGACGATGGTCAAACCCGCCAACAAGGCCGCGTTGTAGAGCGTTGTTGAAGTCTGACAGACGCCTCCTCCCCAAGAGACGGCCAATGTCCCTCCAAAGCTGACCGGCGCTCGTGCTGCGCCTTCCGAGCTGATCCAATGGCCAACCCTTTCGTTAAACGACAGCGTTGCGCCCGGCCGAATCACTGCGCCGCTCAAACGCTTGGCCGCCCACGCTGCGTTGTGCCGCTGTCCAGGCGTCCGACCCGCCAACGGCGTGTCAAATCGCGCCAGTTCAGTGGGGCGAGAATCGGGAGAGCTGCGCAGCCCGATCGCCAATGCGCCCATCGTCAGCACGATCAGTAGGGCCGCTTTCATTCCCGAACTCCTAACCGGAAGGGCAATCCGGTCGCCCGACCGTCTCCGTACATGGTCCAAGCAATCGGAGGCAGCGCGCGGAATTCGCCGGGCGTCTCAGCGCGAAGCACATATTCAACGCTGATTTCGTCTCCCCAAGAGTAGTTGATCGCGAAGAGCATTCGGTCGTCGCGCATCTCTTGCGACCATGAGGCCGAGTCGGAATAGCCGGAAAGCGGCAGTTCGGCATCGATAGGGCGGCAACCCGACAGCACAGGGTCTTCGATCAAAAGCCGTTGCCAATTTTTGGCGTCGGCAGACCGCAAAGTCAACTTGACCTTGATCAGAGACCCCGCTCGCACTCGATCGCCAGACCGTAGCGAGCGGCCCACGGCCTCTGCGCCCCCGCTCAGGCTCTCCAAAAGCATGTAGTCGCGCTTGATCGAGGCCCCGCCGATCACCTCGCCCTCGATTTCCTGAATCTTTATCGCTTGCCGAACGTTGACAATGCCGATCGCGCCGGGCGGACCTGTAACGTTTATTTTTATCTCGTTCGCGCCTGCGCGAAGGTTGCGCGGATCGAGCGAGACCAGAGTCTCTAGCGCCGGATTTGCATCGATGGCGACGTTGATCGGGCTGCTGCCGGTTACCGATATGGAAACGCTTCGGACAGCGGCAGCGGAGACGCGAAACCGCCTCGCATGATCCAACAGCGCTTCCATCACCGCGGCCGTCGCCTTTGTGCTGCCCCACTCGTCTGCCATGCGCTGCCGGGATAGCCACGAGGCGATCTCCGTAAGCCTGGCGCCGTCG encodes the following:
- a CDS encoding VanW family protein — its product is MKAALLIVLTMGALAIGLRSSPDSRPTELARFDTPLAGRTPGQRHNAAWAAKRLSGAVIRPGATLSFNERVGHWISSEGAARAPVSFGGTLAVSWGGGVCQTSTTLYNAALLAGLTIVERHPHDVAPLYVPAGLDAAVAQGIADLKLKNPWPVPVRIHATAEGKRLIVRVEALGRVEKPEIRTAVETVSVQAAPDAPGLKRQVGRDGARVRVWRIVGDQWEDCGESEYAPIPRAD
- the lipB gene encoding lipoyl(octanoyl) transferase LipB, with the protein product MRPGELLDLGRMGYREAWAVQRQRHQLRVEGSAPDTLILVEHPPVITLGRAFAGQSLLLTEQEYQQRGIEVVRTDRGGDVTYHGPGQLVGYPIFDLKDHGADLHKFLRAIEEALIEAVAEFGIKGVRSSINTGVWVHGEKLAAIGIKVSKWVSLHGFALNVDPDMSAFDLIVPCGLTGYRATSMAAQLGEPPSMDAVKQAVNKRISTGFDLDLDALNTVL
- the ispE gene encoding 4-(cytidine 5'-diphospho)-2-C-methyl-D-erythritol kinase; its protein translation is MEKASTHPSRAQIRANAKVNLVLEVGGLRGDGYHEIASVILPVHFCDSLTIEASQRDEIAVPHYPELENQDNLAWQAVEAFRKATGWQQPVSVKIDKHIWIGAGLGGGSSNAAAALRALKEITGIEIDLSPIAAKIGSDVPAMLFDAPVLARGRGEIVQPLANLSVGASFLIAKPKQTSCPTAWAYQVLDRHRPKGSIEGRAEALAQAIQSINASAELAEHLYNDFDEAITKELQDVAELRDRLYQSGALKVVLTGSGSGQIALFDDELKANRAAESLVDCLTKVARHGN
- a CDS encoding phosphoglycerate dehydrogenase, which gives rise to MNRVLVSDPIPEIGLKPLVDAGIPYDLRVGMTPSELIEAVREYSALMVRSETKVTAPVIEAGANLKIIGRAGVGVDNIDVEAATQRGIVVVNSPGGNTVAAAELTMALLLSLARLVPQADRSLRSGEWKRSKFVGVELYKKTIGIVGFGKIGREVARRARAFGMRVLAFDPFMPVETIEQAGVEAASLERLFAESDFVTLHTPLNDQTRQMINAETLAKMKPGARIVNASRGAMIDEEALATAIESGHIGGAALDVFSTEPPPQDLKLARMEQTVVTPHLGASTEEAQTAVALDVSEQIANVLQGLPPSSPVNMVAVDADAMARAQPYLRLTEQIGKLHAQLASSPVTGVVAELYGDWNGLPTEMIVRASIAGLLTPMLSQPVNLVNAHLIAHDRGIRTETRLIESDDPPTVTITASTLDDSRSISGASYGVGGIRITEVDGLRVDLQPEGLFIFTQHQDQPGVIGSVGTLLGESGVNIAQMYVGREHRGSRAIMAFKIDDPVDEAVLNRLRSLDGVQTAILVEL
- a CDS encoding NTP transferase domain-containing protein; this encodes MGIDAVILAGGRGDPAGLAEAGVESWAMMPVRGKPMYAHVLNAVLGCEQIDRVSIAGNVPEGEGYTVIEPGASLLENVRKGLEGSMAEWVLFVTADIPFVTSEALSRFIADCQESGADICYAIVPAEACRAKFPNIKRTTAKLREGEFTGGNLFFVRRQSALGQLHRLEELYAYRKSPVRLAMVIGLGVLIRFVLARLISPKLISLRHVEERASLAIGVPARAIVSPYAEVGADIDTAEQWRLATQAERD